The Shewanella zhangzhouensis genome has a window encoding:
- a CDS encoding M14 family zinc carboxypeptidase — protein MSFLSIFASLGRALCYCICLSLPLTAHAASLEAYLGYPLGEWHIRHDQVNGFLEKLAADNPRVSLEDTGYSHERRRQLTAVITSPANQARLDEILAERAQVKQGKAQPMLVIWLAYSIHGDEASGAHAALAVAQHLAMSQESWITELLSQSVVLITPSQNPDGLDRFANWSNSYRGIAVPVADENHKEHNQNWPAGRYNHFLADLNRDWLFLRHPESRGRVALLHRWQPQYVGDFHEMGHNQSYFFQPGVPERTHPLTEQRNQQLTEKLANFYRQALDAKQQAYFSRQGFDDFFYGKGSTYPDINGAVGVLFEQASARGQVQDSQYGGISLAEAIDNQFTTSVAALKGANQLRQELIDFQHDFYAGKGRVGKQGRLISTQGDRQRLLTLAELLRDHGVVYRYLTQDMKEGKQIFAAADSVFIPNEQPQSVLVEALFERRTRFEDPTFYDVSAWDLGSAFNLVIAENMRPAGNQLSTGAPAFGQQALPEDTVALLIDWQQSGAASLLAQLHRDGIAVRASVKPFTPVASDRAFAAGTLMISTAQQQMTRDVLLPYLANLARQYEVRLFPVASFASAKGIDLGSGDFVPLKPVNALLVSGRGTDATEVGEIWRYLDLELKQGVTLVDSDRLARTSLNRYSHILLADGNYDHLDDALGRKLSEFAEQGGVIVAQKRALIWLNKHNLLRNTVLEEGFYKQQFSTAGLGFDDKEALRARQAIGGAILNWQLDPAHPLAFGIPSATVAVMKNEVLGLSDTSEPFVIAARYPQNPLISGYLSGEYQRAFGLSNTLLAEPRGKGVVVGTTDNLLFRNIWLGTEKIYANALYLLPAAMSR, from the coding sequence ATGTCATTTCTGTCGATTTTCGCCTCCCTTGGCCGGGCACTTTGTTACTGCATCTGCCTCTCGCTGCCCCTCACTGCACACGCTGCCTCTTTGGAGGCCTATCTGGGCTATCCCCTGGGGGAGTGGCACATCAGACACGATCAGGTGAATGGCTTCCTGGAAAAACTGGCCGCCGATAATCCCAGAGTCTCGCTGGAGGATACGGGCTACAGCCATGAAAGGCGCAGGCAACTGACAGCGGTAATTACCTCACCGGCCAATCAGGCCAGGCTCGATGAGATTCTGGCCGAAAGGGCCCAGGTCAAACAGGGCAAAGCGCAGCCAATGTTGGTGATATGGCTGGCCTATTCAATTCATGGCGATGAAGCCAGTGGAGCCCATGCCGCTTTGGCAGTGGCGCAACATTTGGCAATGAGCCAGGAGAGCTGGATTACCGAGCTGCTCAGCCAGAGTGTGGTGCTTATCACCCCCAGCCAAAACCCTGATGGACTCGACCGTTTTGCCAACTGGTCCAACAGCTACCGTGGGATAGCCGTGCCTGTGGCCGATGAAAACCACAAGGAGCACAATCAAAACTGGCCTGCCGGACGCTATAACCATTTTCTCGCCGACCTCAACCGTGACTGGTTGTTTTTACGTCATCCGGAGAGCCGCGGCCGGGTCGCGTTACTCCACAGGTGGCAACCCCAGTATGTGGGGGACTTCCACGAAATGGGTCACAACCAAAGCTACTTTTTCCAACCCGGCGTTCCCGAGCGTACTCACCCACTGACAGAACAACGAAACCAGCAACTGACTGAGAAGTTAGCCAACTTTTATCGCCAGGCACTGGATGCCAAGCAGCAGGCCTATTTCAGTCGGCAGGGATTCGATGACTTCTTCTATGGCAAAGGCTCTACCTATCCGGACATCAACGGCGCTGTGGGGGTACTGTTCGAGCAGGCCAGCGCCCGTGGTCAGGTGCAGGACTCGCAATACGGTGGCATCAGCCTGGCTGAGGCCATCGATAATCAGTTCACGACTTCAGTGGCGGCCCTCAAAGGTGCTAACCAACTCCGTCAGGAACTCATCGACTTTCAGCACGATTTTTACGCTGGCAAAGGCCGGGTGGGAAAACAGGGGCGGCTGATCTCGACCCAGGGAGACAGACAGCGACTGCTCACATTGGCCGAACTCCTTCGTGACCATGGCGTGGTTTACCGCTACCTGACGCAGGATATGAAAGAAGGCAAACAGATATTCGCCGCAGCTGATAGTGTGTTTATTCCCAACGAACAACCTCAATCTGTATTGGTAGAAGCCCTGTTTGAACGACGTACCCGATTTGAAGACCCCACTTTCTACGATGTCAGCGCCTGGGATCTGGGCAGCGCCTTCAATCTGGTCATCGCAGAGAACATGCGGCCTGCCGGGAACCAGCTCAGCACAGGTGCGCCAGCGTTTGGGCAGCAGGCACTGCCAGAAGACACGGTAGCCCTGCTCATCGACTGGCAACAGAGCGGCGCAGCCTCTTTGTTGGCGCAGCTTCACCGGGATGGCATAGCCGTCAGGGCCTCGGTAAAACCCTTTACTCCCGTTGCCAGTGACCGTGCGTTTGCCGCCGGCACCCTGATGATAAGCACAGCCCAGCAGCAAATGACGCGGGACGTATTGCTGCCTTATCTTGCTAACCTTGCCAGGCAATATGAGGTCCGCCTGTTCCCGGTCGCCTCATTCGCTTCCGCCAAAGGCATTGATCTCGGCAGTGGTGACTTTGTTCCACTCAAGCCAGTGAATGCCTTATTGGTCAGCGGTCGTGGCACCGATGCCACCGAGGTGGGGGAAATCTGGCGTTATTTGGATCTGGAGCTGAAACAGGGCGTAACCCTGGTGGACTCAGACAGACTGGCACGGACTAGCCTTAACCGTTACAGCCATATACTGCTGGCAGACGGAAATTATGATCACCTGGACGACGCACTTGGACGCAAGCTCAGTGAGTTTGCCGAGCAGGGCGGCGTCATTGTGGCTCAGAAGCGGGCGCTCATTTGGCTCAATAAGCACAACCTGCTCAGAAACACGGTTTTGGAGGAAGGGTTCTACAAGCAGCAGTTTTCCACGGCTGGGCTTGGTTTTGATGACAAAGAGGCCCTGCGCGCCCGCCAGGCCATTGGTGGTGCCATACTCAACTGGCAACTGGATCCGGCTCATCCACTGGCGTTCGGTATTCCCTCTGCCACTGTAGCCGTGATGAAAAATGAAGTTCTGGGGTTATCCGACACCAGCGAGCCCTTCGTTATCGCCGCACGCTATCCACAAAACCCGCTGATCTCAGGCTACCTCTCTGGCGAATACCAAAGGGCATTCGGCCTGAGCAATACCCTCCTGGCAGAACCCAGGGGTAAGGGTGTTGTGGTGGGAACAACAGATAACCTGCTGTTTCGCAACATCTGGCTCGGTACCGAAAAAATCTACGCCAATGCGCTCTACCTGTTACCGGCAGCCATGAGCCGCTAA
- the nfuA gene encoding Fe-S biogenesis protein NfuA, whose translation MITISEAAQAHFVKLLADQPEGTNIRVFVISPGTAQAECGVSYCPPDAVEDDDIELEFNGFNAMVDEKSAPFLEDASIDLVTDQLGSQLTLKAPNAKMRKVSADASLVERIEYVIQAEINPQLASHGGNILLVEVTDDGVAVIQFGGGCNGCSMVDVTLKDGIEKQLLDMFPGELTEVRDATEHQHGSHSYQ comes from the coding sequence ATGATTACCATTTCCGAAGCGGCTCAGGCCCACTTTGTGAAGCTGCTGGCCGATCAACCAGAAGGTACCAACATCCGCGTATTTGTGATTAGCCCAGGTACTGCCCAGGCGGAGTGTGGCGTGTCCTACTGCCCGCCAGATGCCGTGGAAGATGATGATATTGAACTGGAGTTCAACGGTTTCAATGCCATGGTTGATGAGAAAAGCGCTCCTTTCCTGGAAGATGCAAGCATAGATTTGGTGACTGATCAGTTGGGCTCACAGCTCACGCTCAAGGCGCCCAATGCCAAAATGCGCAAGGTGTCGGCTGATGCGTCTCTGGTTGAACGTATCGAATACGTCATTCAGGCTGAAATCAACCCGCAGCTGGCAAGCCACGGCGGTAACATTCTGCTGGTGGAAGTGACCGATGATGGCGTGGCCGTTATCCAGTTCGGTGGTGGTTGTAACGGCTGCTCCATGGTGGATGTCACCCTGAAAGATGGTATCGAGAAGCAACTGCTGGACATGTTCCCGGGAGAGCTGACCGAAGTGCGCGATGCCACTGAGCACCAACACGGCAGTCACTCTTATCAGTGA